The Breoghania sp. genome has a segment encoding these proteins:
- a CDS encoding F0F1 ATP synthase subunit epsilon, whose amino-acid sequence MAEPFQFELVSPERLLISEPVNEVIVPGSEGDFGVLKDHAPFMSTIRPGFIIVKHADGNVSKLYVVGGFADVNAKGLTVLAEAATPIADISAEDVASKIRDAEEDYADATDPVKRQAAADRLNDLKNLQDALAAL is encoded by the coding sequence ATGGCGGAACCGTTTCAGTTCGAGCTCGTCTCGCCGGAACGCCTGCTTATTTCAGAACCGGTGAATGAGGTGATCGTGCCGGGCAGCGAAGGCGACTTCGGTGTCCTGAAGGATCATGCGCCATTCATGTCGACGATCCGCCCGGGCTTCATCATCGTGAAGCACGCGGACGGCAATGTCAGCAAGCTCTATGTCGTCGGCGGCTTTGCCGACGTCAACGCCAAGGGCCTCACGGTGCTGGCGGAAGCTGCGACCCCGATCGCGGATATCAGCGCTGAGGACGTCGCCAGCAAGATCCGCGACGCCGAAGAGGATTACGCGGACGCGACGGATCCGGTAAAGCGCCAGGCCGCAGCCGACAGGCTGAACGATCTGAAAAATCTGCAGGATGCGCTCGCGGCCCTGTAG
- the atpD gene encoding F0F1 ATP synthase subunit beta: MADKKVGKVTQVIGAVVDVRFDDQLPEILNALETDNQGVRLVLEVAQHLGENTVRTIAMDSTEGLVRGQEVTDTGGSIAIPVGDGTLGRIMNVIGEPVDEAGEIKADTKRGIHQPAPEYVEQSTEAEILVTGIKVVDLLAPYAKGGKIGLFGGAGVGKTVLIMELINNVAKAHGGYSVFAGVGERTREGNDLYWEMIESGVNKEGGGEGSKAALVYGQMNEPPGARARVALSGLTVAEHFRDQGQDVLFFVDNIFRFTQAGSEVSALLGRIPSAVGYQPTLATDMGAMQERITTTNKGSITSVQAVYVPADDLTDPAPASTFAHLDATTVLNRAIAEKGIYPAVDPLDSTSRMLDPRIIGDDHYAVARQVQEILQRYKALQDIIAILGMDELSEDDKLTVARARKIERFLSQPFFVAEVFTGSPGKLVALEDTIKGFKGLCAGDYDHLPEAAFYMVGSIEEAMEKAQKLAAEAA, translated from the coding sequence ATGGCTGACAAAAAGGTCGGAAAAGTCACCCAGGTCATCGGCGCCGTCGTCGATGTCCGATTCGACGACCAGCTGCCGGAAATCCTGAACGCCCTGGAAACGGATAACCAGGGCGTGCGACTGGTGCTCGAAGTTGCCCAGCATCTTGGTGAGAACACCGTGCGCACGATCGCCATGGACTCCACCGAGGGCCTGGTGCGTGGCCAGGAAGTCACCGACACCGGCGGGTCGATCGCGATCCCGGTTGGCGACGGAACGCTTGGCCGCATCATGAACGTCATCGGCGAGCCGGTGGACGAGGCAGGCGAAATCAAGGCCGATACCAAGCGCGGTATTCACCAGCCGGCTCCGGAATACGTGGAACAGTCCACCGAAGCCGAGATCCTGGTCACCGGCATCAAGGTCGTGGACCTGCTGGCGCCTTACGCCAAGGGCGGCAAGATCGGCCTGTTCGGCGGCGCCGGCGTGGGCAAGACCGTTCTGATCATGGAACTGATCAACAACGTCGCCAAGGCGCACGGCGGTTATTCGGTGTTCGCCGGTGTTGGCGAGCGGACCCGTGAAGGCAACGACCTTTACTGGGAAATGATCGAGTCCGGCGTGAACAAGGAAGGCGGCGGGGAAGGCTCCAAGGCCGCTCTCGTCTACGGCCAGATGAACGAGCCCCCGGGAGCGCGCGCCCGCGTTGCCCTGTCGGGTCTGACGGTGGCCGAACACTTCCGCGATCAGGGGCAGGACGTGTTGTTCTTCGTGGACAACATCTTCCGCTTCACCCAGGCCGGTTCCGAAGTGTCGGCGCTTCTGGGTCGTATCCCTTCGGCGGTGGGCTATCAGCCGACGCTGGCCACCGACATGGGCGCGATGCAGGAACGCATCACCACCACCAACAAGGGGTCGATCACCTCCGTGCAGGCCGTCTACGTGCCCGCCGATGACTTGACCGACCCGGCTCCGGCCTCCACCTTCGCCCACTTGGACGCGACGACGGTTCTCAACCGCGCCATCGCCGAAAAGGGCATCTACCCGGCCGTGGACCCGCTGGACTCCACCTCGCGCATGCTCGACCCGCGCATCATCGGCGACGACCACTACGCGGTCGCCCGTCAGGTGCAGGAGATCCTCCAGCGCTACAAGGCGCTGCAGGACATCATCGCGATCCTGGGCATGGACGAACTGTCGGAAGACGACAAGCTGACGGTTGCCCGCGCCCGCAAGATCGAGCGCTTCCTGTCGCAGCCCTTCTTCGTGGCCGAGGTCTTCACCGGTTCGCCGGGCAAGCTCGTCGCGCTCGAAGACACCATCAAGGGCTTCAAGGGCCTTTGCGCCGGTGACTACGACCACCTTCCCGAGGCCGCCTTCTATATGGTCGGCTCCATCGAGGAAGCGATGGAAAAGGCGCAGAAGCTGGCCGCCGAGGCTGCCTGA
- a CDS encoding F0F1 ATP synthase subunit gamma encodes MASLKDLRNRIASVKATQKITKAMQMVAAAKLRRAQEAAEAARPYAERMDAVLANLAAAFSGSQDAPKLMTGSGKDDVHLLVVATADRGLCGGFNNSIVKLAKEHVLRLQAKGKKVKILCVGKKGFDILRRDYGELVIDTIELRDVKNIGFNHAAEIGERLMKMFEDGEIDVCTLFYAEFQSVIAQIPTAQQIIPVSVPEESEADQGGVSAELYEYEPGEAELLEALLPRNVSVQVFRALLENAASEQGARMSAMDNATRNAGEMIDKLTLKYNRQRQAQITTELIEIIAGAEAL; translated from the coding sequence ATGGCGTCACTCAAGGACCTCAGAAACCGTATCGCCTCCGTCAAGGCGACGCAGAAGATCACCAAGGCCATGCAGATGGTGGCCGCGGCGAAGCTGCGTCGTGCCCAGGAGGCGGCGGAAGCCGCGCGGCCCTATGCAGAGCGCATGGACGCCGTGCTTGCCAATCTGGCCGCCGCATTCAGCGGCAGTCAGGATGCGCCGAAGCTGATGACCGGCTCGGGCAAGGACGACGTTCATCTCCTGGTGGTCGCCACGGCGGACCGCGGACTTTGCGGCGGCTTCAACAACTCGATTGTGAAGCTCGCCAAGGAGCACGTGCTGCGCCTTCAGGCCAAGGGCAAGAAGGTCAAGATCCTCTGCGTCGGCAAGAAGGGATTTGACATCCTGCGTCGCGACTACGGGGAACTGGTGATCGACACGATCGAGTTGCGCGACGTCAAGAATATCGGGTTCAACCACGCGGCCGAAATCGGCGAACGTCTGATGAAGATGTTCGAAGATGGCGAGATCGACGTCTGCACCCTGTTCTATGCCGAGTTCCAGTCGGTGATCGCACAGATCCCGACCGCCCAGCAGATCATTCCGGTCTCCGTGCCGGAAGAGAGCGAAGCGGATCAGGGCGGTGTGAGCGCCGAGCTCTACGAGTACGAACCGGGTGAAGCGGAGCTTCTTGAGGCGCTTCTTCCGCGCAACGTTTCCGTGCAGGTCTTCCGGGCTCTGCTGGAAAACGCTGCCTCCGAACAAGGCGCGCGCATGTCCGCCATGGACAATGCGACGCGCAATGCCGGTGAAATGATCGACAAGCTGACGCTCAAGTACAACCGCCAGCGTCAGGCCCAGATCACCACCGAGCTGATTGAAATCATTGCGGGCGCGGAAGCGCTCTGA
- the atpA gene encoding F0F1 ATP synthase subunit alpha, which produces MDIRAAEISAILKDQIKNFGQEAEVSEVGQVLSVGDGIARVYGLDNVQAGEMVEFPGGIRGMALNLETDNVGVVIFGDDRSIKEGDTVKRTGAIVDVPVGKGLLGRVVDGLGNPIDGKGPIEATERRRVDVKAPGILPRKSVHEPMSTGLKAVDALIPVGRGQRELIIGDRQTGKTAILLDTFLNQKPLNQSDDEQTKLYCIYVAVGQKRSTVAQFVKVLEDQGALEYSIVIAATASDPAPMQYLAPFAGCAMGEFFRDNGMHAVIGYDDLSKQAVAYRQMSLLLRRPPGREAFPGDVFYLHSRLLERSAKLNEDHGSGSLTALPIIETQANDVSAYIPTNVISITDGQIFLETDLFFQGIRPAVNVGLSVSRVGSAAQIKAMKQVAGPIKGELAQYREMAAFAQFGSDLDATTQRLLNRGARLTELLKQPQFSPLKTEEQVAVIYAGVNGYLDKIDVSQVGAFEQGLLTYLRADQKALLDEIWEKKALNDELTAKLKAAIDHFAKNFAA; this is translated from the coding sequence ATGGATATTCGGGCCGCGGAAATCTCCGCCATCCTCAAGGACCAGATCAAGAATTTCGGTCAGGAAGCCGAAGTCTCCGAGGTCGGCCAGGTGCTGTCCGTCGGTGACGGCATTGCCCGAGTCTACGGTCTGGACAACGTGCAGGCCGGCGAGATGGTCGAATTCCCGGGTGGTATCCGGGGAATGGCACTGAACCTTGAGACGGACAATGTGGGTGTCGTTATTTTCGGCGATGACCGCTCGATCAAGGAAGGCGACACGGTCAAGCGGACCGGCGCCATCGTGGACGTGCCGGTCGGCAAGGGCCTTCTCGGCCGCGTCGTCGATGGTCTCGGCAACCCGATCGACGGCAAGGGCCCGATCGAGGCGACCGAGCGCCGCCGCGTCGACGTCAAGGCGCCGGGCATTCTGCCGCGCAAGTCGGTGCATGAGCCGATGTCGACGGGCCTGAAGGCCGTCGATGCGCTCATCCCGGTCGGCCGTGGCCAGCGTGAGCTGATCATCGGTGACCGTCAGACCGGCAAGACCGCCATCCTTCTGGATACCTTCCTCAACCAGAAGCCTCTGAACCAGTCCGATGACGAGCAGACCAAGCTGTACTGCATCTATGTTGCGGTCGGCCAGAAGCGCTCCACCGTCGCGCAGTTCGTGAAGGTGCTGGAAGACCAGGGTGCCCTGGAATATTCGATCGTCATCGCGGCCACCGCGTCCGATCCCGCCCCGATGCAGTACCTGGCTCCGTTTGCCGGCTGCGCCATGGGCGAGTTCTTCCGCGACAACGGCATGCATGCCGTGATCGGATACGACGATCTTTCCAAGCAGGCCGTGGCCTATCGCCAGATGTCCCTGCTGCTCCGTCGTCCGCCGGGACGTGAAGCTTTCCCGGGCGACGTCTTTTACCTGCACTCCCGTCTTCTGGAGCGCTCCGCCAAGCTCAACGAGGATCACGGTTCGGGTTCGCTGACCGCGCTTCCGATCATCGAGACGCAGGCCAACGACGTGTCGGCCTACATCCCGACGAACGTGATCTCGATCACCGACGGCCAGATCTTCCTTGAGACGGATCTGTTCTTCCAGGGTATCCGCCCGGCGGTGAACGTTGGTCTGTCGGTTTCGCGCGTGGGCTCTGCGGCTCAGATCAAGGCGATGAAACAGGTTGCCGGCCCGATCAAGGGCGAGCTTGCGCAGTACCGCGAAATGGCGGCCTTTGCGCAGTTCGGTTCCGACCTCGACGCCACGACCCAGCGCCTGCTGAACCGCGGTGCACGTCTGACCGAGCTGCTGAAGCAGCCGCAGTTCTCGCCGCTCAAGACCGAAGAGCAGGTCGCGGTGATCTACGCGGGTGTGAACGGCTATCTCGACAAGATCGACGTCAGCCAGGTTGGTGCATTCGAGCAGGGGCTTCTCACGTACCTGCGCGCCGATCAGAAGGCGCTCCTGGATGAAATCTGGGAGAAGAAGGCGCTGAACGACGAGCTGACCGCCAAGCTGAAGGCAGCCATCGACCACTTCGCGAAGAACTTCGCAGCATAG
- a CDS encoding F0F1 ATP synthase subunit delta, producing the protein MTDNQSHVSGVARRYASALFDLAKDQKAVEATEAEIVALETLLSDSEDLMRLVKSPAFSAEEQIRAMGAVLEKAKIGGLTANFVKLVAHNRRLFALPDMLRGFHELAAAARGEVTADVVSAAELGDASVDALKAALKKAMGKDVKINATVDPALIGGLIVKVGSRMIDTSLRTRLNSLKIAMKEVG; encoded by the coding sequence GTGACAGACAACCAATCACACGTCTCAGGTGTTGCAAGGCGGTACGCATCTGCCCTTTTTGATCTGGCCAAGGATCAGAAGGCGGTGGAGGCGACGGAAGCCGAGATTGTTGCCCTGGAAACGCTTCTAAGCGACAGCGAAGACCTGATGCGGTTGGTGAAGAGCCCCGCATTTTCCGCCGAGGAGCAAATCCGCGCCATGGGCGCGGTTCTGGAGAAGGCGAAGATTGGGGGGCTGACCGCCAATTTCGTCAAGCTGGTGGCGCATAATCGTCGCCTCTTCGCCCTCCCGGACATGCTTCGCGGCTTTCATGAGCTTGCAGCCGCCGCGCGGGGCGAGGTGACGGCCGATGTCGTCTCCGCCGCCGAGCTTGGCGATGCCAGCGTCGATGCCCTCAAGGCCGCTTTGAAGAAGGCCATGGGCAAGGACGTCAAGATCAATGCAACCGTCGATCCTGCGCTGATCGGCGGACTTATCGTCAAGGTCGGTAGCCGGATGATCGATACGTCCCTGCGGACCCGCTTGAATTCTCTCAAAATCGCGATGAAAGAGGTCGGCTGA
- a CDS encoding primosomal protein N' encodes MRIPNRPFPEPGPLKTVLFEPDRIVPVLVPVAVEGPWSYRVPDGMDVRPGTVVEVPVGPRKLIGAVWDGEPDTEIDPKRLRNIHRTFDVPPISDDMRRFVDWVANWTLAAPGMVLRMVLRVRDALEPEAPVRGVARTGAPPARMTPARQKVLAALERVPLGWTKPSLAEEAGVSTGVIDGLVEAGTLAVVDLPRPPRPRLDVERPGPDFTAAQAEAARELRKAAEGGYSVTLIDGVTGSGKTEVYFEAVAEVLRRGHQALVLLPEIALTNQFLDRFEARFGGRPVEWHSELTPRMRARTWRDVASGEARVVVGARSALFLPFRDLGLIVVDEEHDSAFKQDDRVPYSARDMSVVRGNIAGFPVLLSSATPSVESRVNAEAGRYRRVVLEERATGAEMPVLTAIDMRNEGPERGKWLAPKLVSAIRDALVDKAQSLLFLNRRGYAPLTLCRHCGHRFQCPDCSAWLVEHRFRGRLVCHHCGHQERKPEACPSCGTADSLVACGPGVERIAEEIGEIFPEARRLILSSDSFSSAETMRRELKLVEDGEVDIVVGTQLVAKGHNFPLMRLVGVVDADLGLANGDPRAAEKTFQLLAQVTGRAGRIGGGGRGFLQTYAPENPVLQALLSGGQDRFYREEIEARRNAGLPPFGRLAAIIVSSPHRSDAEGYARALVRAAPLQSAPMVNVLGPADAPLALVRGRHRQRILVRAPRGFDLQSWLRAWLSAAPRATGSLRVQVDVDPQSFL; translated from the coding sequence ATGCGCATCCCGAATCGGCCATTCCCAGAGCCCGGACCGTTGAAAACAGTGCTTTTCGAACCAGACCGTATCGTTCCCGTCCTTGTTCCCGTCGCCGTGGAGGGCCCCTGGTCCTACCGCGTACCCGACGGCATGGACGTGCGTCCGGGCACGGTGGTGGAAGTGCCGGTCGGGCCGCGCAAGCTCATCGGCGCGGTGTGGGACGGCGAGCCGGATACCGAAATCGATCCCAAGCGCCTGCGCAACATTCACCGCACCTTCGATGTGCCGCCGATATCGGATGACATGCGCCGCTTCGTCGACTGGGTCGCGAACTGGACGCTCGCCGCCCCCGGCATGGTTCTGCGCATGGTGTTGAGGGTGCGCGATGCGTTGGAGCCGGAAGCGCCGGTGCGTGGCGTGGCGCGCACGGGCGCGCCGCCCGCCCGCATGACGCCTGCGCGGCAAAAGGTTCTGGCGGCGCTGGAGCGCGTGCCGCTGGGCTGGACCAAGCCGTCACTGGCGGAGGAAGCGGGGGTCAGCACCGGCGTGATCGATGGCCTGGTGGAGGCGGGCACGCTGGCTGTCGTCGATCTGCCGCGCCCGCCGCGCCCGCGTCTCGACGTGGAGCGCCCCGGCCCCGATTTCACCGCCGCGCAGGCCGAGGCCGCGCGTGAATTGCGCAAGGCGGCGGAAGGCGGGTATTCGGTCACCCTCATTGACGGCGTGACCGGCTCCGGCAAGACGGAAGTCTATTTCGAGGCGGTGGCGGAGGTGTTGCGGCGCGGGCACCAGGCGCTGGTCTTGCTGCCGGAAATCGCGCTCACCAACCAGTTTCTCGACCGCTTCGAGGCCCGCTTTGGCGGACGTCCGGTGGAATGGCATTCCGAACTCACCCCGCGCATGCGGGCCCGCACATGGCGCGATGTGGCGTCCGGCGAGGCCCGTGTGGTGGTCGGCGCACGTTCCGCACTCTTCCTTCCCTTTCGCGATCTTGGCCTGATCGTGGTCGACGAGGAACATGATTCGGCCTTCAAGCAGGACGACCGCGTCCCCTATTCGGCGCGCGACATGTCCGTGGTGCGCGGCAATATCGCGGGCTTCCCCGTTCTTCTGTCCTCAGCCACCCCCTCGGTGGAAAGCCGGGTCAATGCGGAAGCCGGACGCTATCGCCGGGTTGTGCTGGAGGAACGCGCGACGGGCGCGGAAATGCCGGTTCTCACCGCCATCGACATGCGCAATGAGGGACCGGAACGCGGAAAATGGCTGGCTCCCAAGCTCGTTTCCGCCATTCGCGATGCGCTGGTCGACAAGGCGCAAAGCCTGCTGTTTCTCAACCGCCGCGGCTATGCGCCGCTCACGCTGTGTCGCCATTGCGGCCACAGGTTCCAGTGCCCGGACTGTTCCGCCTGGCTGGTGGAGCACCGTTTCCGTGGCCGCCTCGTCTGCCATCATTGCGGACATCAGGAGAGAAAGCCCGAGGCGTGCCCTTCCTGTGGCACGGCCGATTCGCTGGTCGCCTGCGGGCCCGGTGTCGAGCGTATCGCGGAGGAAATCGGCGAGATTTTTCCCGAAGCGCGCAGGCTGATCCTGTCTTCCGACAGTTTTTCCTCCGCCGAGACCATGCGCCGCGAACTGAAGCTGGTGGAAGACGGCGAGGTCGACATCGTTGTTGGCACCCAGCTTGTCGCCAAGGGGCACAACTTCCCGTTGATGCGGCTCGTCGGTGTGGTCGATGCGGATCTCGGGCTTGCCAATGGCGATCCGCGCGCAGCCGAGAAAACCTTCCAGCTTCTGGCTCAGGTCACGGGCCGCGCGGGCCGTATCGGTGGGGGCGGTCGCGGCTTCCTGCAGACATATGCGCCGGAGAACCCGGTGCTCCAGGCGTTGCTGTCGGGCGGGCAGGACCGGTTCTATCGCGAGGAAATCGAAGCGCGCAGAAACGCCGGACTTCCGCCCTTTGGCAGGCTTGCCGCGATCATTGTCTCCTCGCCGCACAGGAGCGATGCGGAAGGCTATGCCCGCGCGCTCGTGCGCGCCGCGCCGCTGCAATCCGCACCGATGGTGAATGTGCTCGGGCCGGCGGACGCGCCTCTGGCGCTGGTGCGCGGACGCCACCGTCAGCGGATTCTGGTGCGCGCACCGCGCGGCTTCGACCTGCAATCCTGGCTGCGCGCGTGGCTGAGCGCCGCGCCGCGTGCCACGGGTTCCTTGCGCGTCCAGGTTGACGTCGATCCTCAGAGCTTTCTGTAA
- the fsa gene encoding fructose-6-phosphate aldolase, which yields MKFFVDTADVAEIRELAEIGLLDGVTTNPSLIMKAGRPFKEVIAEICEMVDGPVSAEVTATEADKMIEEGRLLAKIADNVAIKLPLTLDGLKACRVLTGEGHMVNVTLCFSANQALLAAKAGATFVSPFIGRLDDLGVDGMELIREIRAIYDNYENLDTEILAASIRSADHVKQAALIGADVATIPPAVLKGLAKHMLTDKGLEQFLADWAKTGDTIL from the coding sequence ATGAAATTCTTTGTCGACACAGCCGATGTTGCTGAAATCCGCGAACTTGCCGAGATCGGCCTGCTTGACGGCGTGACCACCAACCCCTCCCTTATCATGAAGGCCGGTCGCCCCTTCAAGGAAGTGATCGCGGAAATCTGTGAAATGGTGGACGGCCCGGTCTCCGCCGAGGTGACGGCCACCGAAGCCGACAAGATGATCGAGGAAGGCCGCCTGCTGGCCAAGATTGCCGACAATGTCGCGATCAAGCTGCCGCTGACGCTCGACGGCCTGAAGGCCTGCCGGGTGCTGACCGGCGAAGGCCACATGGTCAATGTCACGCTGTGCTTCTCCGCCAATCAGGCTCTGCTGGCCGCCAAGGCCGGGGCAACCTTCGTCTCGCCCTTCATCGGCCGTCTCGACGACCTGGGCGTCGACGGCATGGAACTGATCCGCGAGATCCGCGCCATCTACGACAATTACGAAAATCTCGACACCGAGATTCTCGCCGCCTCCATCCGCAGCGCCGATCACGTGAAGCAGGCTGCCCTCATTGGCGCCGATGTCGCCACCATCCCGCCTGCCGTTCTCAAGGGACTGGCCAAGCACATGCTGACTGACAAGGGGCTTGAGCAGTTCCTCGCCGACTGGGCGAAGACCGGCGACACCATTCTCTAG
- a CDS encoding MarR family transcriptional regulator, producing the protein MTDQIVPEPEPGRSSREAGYCEAIVRIEPEIAFLVRMLDVVYRRRGYPMQRAHYLLMLRLLEGPRTSGELAMELVLDHSTVTRQISAVEKCGFVRRRVNPDDGRSALFEATDLGVAQCALMRRLRLERLTIMLGDWEPEERRRFADYVSRLNKALLAMDNAGAFSMENYGEPCGQYSDPCGY; encoded by the coding sequence ATGACTGACCAGATCGTCCCCGAGCCCGAACCTGGCCGCAGCTCTCGCGAGGCGGGCTATTGTGAAGCGATTGTCAGGATCGAGCCGGAGATTGCCTTTCTGGTGCGCATGCTTGATGTCGTCTACCGCCGCCGCGGCTATCCCATGCAGCGGGCCCACTACCTGCTCATGTTGCGGCTTCTGGAAGGCCCGCGCACCAGCGGCGAGCTTGCGATGGAACTGGTGCTCGACCATTCCACCGTCACCCGCCAGATTTCGGCCGTGGAGAAATGCGGCTTTGTCAGGCGGCGTGTGAACCCCGATGACGGCCGCAGCGCGCTTTTCGAGGCGACGGACCTCGGTGTCGCCCAATGCGCCCTCATGCGCCGCCTGCGGCTTGAACGGCTCACCATCATGCTTGGTGACTGGGAGCCGGAAGAGCGTCGTCGTTTTGCCGATTACGTCTCCCGTTTGAACAAGGCACTGCTGGCGATGGACAATGCCGGTGCATTCAGCATGGAAAACTATGGCGAACCGTGCGGGCAGTATAGCGACCCTTGCGGGTACTAA
- a CDS encoding tyrosine recombinase XerC encodes MSQTDAPLVIAEPALMRLVTDWLDHLGGERRLADKTLTAYERDVSQFLSFLTLHLGGAPGPEAISALSPADIRAFFARRRREGAGTRTLARGLAGLRSFLGYLERKGLANAAAVRAVRAPRQPRTLPKPLTTVDAARVVDAEESVSQEPWIAARDAAVLTLLYGCGLRISEALGLTRGEAPTAETRAMRIMGKGGKERVVPVLPVVGEAIADYLALCPFVIDEEMALFRGARGGPLKARIIQLAMQRLRGALGLPDTATPHALRHSFATHLLAGGGDLRTIQELLGHASLSTTQVYTGVDMERLLTTYRKAHPRA; translated from the coding sequence ATGAGCCAGACCGATGCCCCTCTTGTGATCGCCGAACCGGCGCTGATGCGGCTGGTGACGGACTGGCTCGATCATCTGGGCGGGGAGCGGCGGCTCGCCGACAAGACGCTGACCGCCTATGAACGCGATGTCAGCCAGTTTCTCTCTTTCCTGACGCTGCATCTGGGCGGTGCGCCAGGGCCGGAGGCCATCAGCGCATTGAGCCCGGCCGATATCCGCGCCTTCTTTGCACGCAGGCGGCGTGAGGGCGCGGGCACACGCACCCTGGCGCGCGGACTTGCGGGCCTGCGTTCCTTTCTGGGCTATCTGGAACGGAAAGGGCTTGCCAATGCCGCGGCCGTGAGGGCGGTGCGCGCGCCGCGCCAACCGCGCACCCTGCCCAAGCCACTGACCACAGTGGATGCGGCCCGCGTGGTTGATGCGGAAGAGTCCGTTTCGCAGGAGCCCTGGATCGCGGCCCGCGACGCCGCCGTCCTCACGTTGCTTTATGGGTGTGGACTTCGCATTTCGGAGGCGTTGGGCCTGACACGGGGCGAGGCGCCGACGGCTGAGACCCGCGCCATGCGCATCATGGGCAAGGGCGGCAAGGAACGGGTCGTGCCGGTTCTGCCGGTCGTCGGCGAAGCCATCGCGGACTATCTGGCGCTGTGTCCCTTTGTCATCGACGAAGAGATGGCACTGTTTCGCGGTGCGCGCGGGGGGCCGTTGAAGGCACGCATCATCCAGCTCGCCATGCAGCGCCTGCGCGGCGCGCTCGGCTTGCCGGATACCGCGACACCGCATGCGCTGCGCCATTCCTTCGCCACGCATCTGCTGGCGGGGGGCGGAGACCTTAGAACGATCCAGGAACTCTTGGGCCATGCCAGCCTGTCGACGACACAGGTCTATACCGGTGTCGACATGGAGCGACTGCTCACGACCTATCGCAAGGCGCACCCGCGCGCTTGA
- the hmgA gene encoding homogentisate 1,2-dioxygenase, protein MPGFGNDFETEALPGALPQGQNSPQKCNYGLYAEQLSGTAFTAPRGQNERTWCYRIRPSVKHTGRFMKRDVPYWKSAPNVDPDIISLGQYRWDPVPITDEATTWITGMRTMTTAGDVNTQVGMAAHIYLVTRSMEDEYFFSADSELLVVPQQGRLRFATELGVIDLAPQEIAILPRGLVYRVEVLEGPARGFVCENYGQKFDLPGRGPIGANCMANPRDFKTPVAAFEDREVPSRVVVKWCGAFHETEIPHSPLDVVAWHGNYAPCKYDLTTYSPVGAILFDHPDPSIFTVLTAPSGVPGTANIDFVLFRERWMVAEHSFRPPWYHKNIMSELMGNIYGVYDAKPHGFVPGGMSLHNMMLPHGPDRDAFEGASNGDLKPMKLDHTMSFMFETRFPQHLTAFAANEAPLQDNYIECWDSLEKKFDGTPGEK, encoded by the coding sequence ATGCCGGGCTTCGGCAATGATTTCGAGACCGAGGCTCTGCCCGGCGCCCTGCCGCAGGGCCAGAACAGCCCGCAGAAATGCAATTACGGGCTATATGCCGAACAGCTTTCCGGCACCGCCTTCACCGCGCCGCGCGGGCAGAACGAGCGCACATGGTGCTATCGCATCCGTCCGTCCGTGAAGCATACGGGGCGGTTCATGAAGCGCGACGTGCCCTACTGGAAAAGCGCGCCCAATGTCGATCCGGACATCATCAGTCTGGGCCAGTATCGCTGGGATCCGGTGCCGATCACCGATGAGGCCACCACCTGGATCACCGGCATGCGCACCATGACGACGGCCGGTGACGTCAACACGCAGGTCGGCATGGCCGCCCACATCTATCTCGTCACCCGCTCCATGGAGGACGAGTATTTCTTTTCCGCCGATTCAGAACTGCTCGTCGTGCCCCAGCAGGGCCGCCTGCGCTTTGCCACCGAACTCGGCGTGATCGATCTCGCCCCGCAGGAAATCGCCATCCTGCCGCGCGGGCTGGTCTACCGGGTGGAGGTGCTGGAAGGCCCCGCGCGCGGGTTCGTCTGCGAGAATTACGGCCAGAAATTCGATCTGCCGGGCCGTGGCCCCATCGGGGCCAACTGCATGGCCAACCCGCGTGACTTCAAGACGCCTGTCGCCGCGTTCGAGGACCGCGAGGTGCCGTCGCGCGTGGTGGTGAAATGGTGCGGGGCCTTTCATGAAACCGAGATCCCGCACTCGCCGCTCGATGTGGTCGCCTGGCATGGCAACTACGCGCCCTGCAAATACGATCTCACGACCTACTCGCCCGTCGGCGCGATCCTCTTCGATCACCCCGACCCCTCCATCTTCACGGTGCTGACCGCCCCATCCGGCGTGCCGGGCACGGCCAATATCGATTTCGTGCTGTTCAGGGAACGCTGGATGGTGGCCGAACATTCCTTCCGCCCGCCCTGGTATCACAAGAACATCATGAGCGAGCTGATGGGCAACATCTACGGCGTCTATGACGCCAAGCCGCACGGCTTCGTGCCGGGCGGCATGTCGCTCCACAACATGATGCTGCCGCACGGGCCGGACCGCGACGCCTTCGAAGGCGCGTCCAACGGGGACCTGAAGCCGATGAAGCTCGACCACACAATGAGCTTCATGTTCGAGACGCGCTTTCCCCAGCACCTCACGGCTTTCGCCGCCAACGAAGCGCCACTTCAGGACAATTACATCGAGTGCTGGGACAGTCTGGAAAAGAAATTCGACGGCACACCCGGCGAAAAGTGA